In Candidatus Bathyarchaeia archaeon, a single genomic region encodes these proteins:
- a CDS encoding site-specific DNA-methyltransferase: MDENSVDVTLTSPPYYDLKDYKDPRQIGLGQSYESYKSDLTRIFSDVLRVTKDTGSLWVVVDNLRIKGKLTLLPLEMAEWIRSCGWILQDVLVWDKIKSRPVIRGLGLRKVYEHILVFSKKKNFKRHLERVRNYELTQWWVKWPERYKSAGKAPSDIWSFLIPSQGNWSRWPIFKYQKLHECPFPPDLVEQVLLLSTDEDDMVLDPFAGSGMTLAVANCMKRNFTGFEVSGEYLRNFWDQLMPVIRHWYQEKNAQMLLSPDDIEERLEKLKKLKFARTLSQKLIAEVPAFRPASTFVLQKDDKIDVHLLYDDSVKPLDGSIEALANKIVQGLLQSRDLKTFGVDARTQVLSARQFVGTMKDSLNLTPLWLYKRHHMWESSTKFDEWAARYNDEGWKERYFMGKSPPLVSNIDIFQKIVDLRKPSSTD, encoded by the coding sequence GTGGATGAGAACTCAGTAGACGTTACGCTAACATCGCCTCCTTACTACGACCTGAAAGATTACAAAGATCCGCGCCAAATCGGGCTTGGCCAATCCTACGAGAGCTACAAGAGTGACTTGACACGCATCTTCTCTGACGTTTTGAGAGTCACAAAGGATACCGGCTCACTGTGGGTAGTTGTTGACAATCTGAGAATAAAGGGAAAATTGACCCTTCTTCCACTTGAAATGGCAGAATGGATCAGAAGCTGTGGATGGATACTTCAAGATGTTCTTGTTTGGGATAAGATCAAATCGAGGCCGGTTATTAGGGGGCTCGGACTCAGAAAGGTCTACGAACACATCCTAGTCTTTTCTAAAAAAAAGAACTTCAAACGTCACCTCGAAAGAGTCAGAAACTATGAGCTCACTCAGTGGTGGGTAAAATGGCCAGAAAGATACAAGTCTGCAGGGAAGGCACCATCCGATATTTGGTCGTTTCTAATTCCCTCTCAAGGCAATTGGAGCCGATGGCCGATTTTCAAATACCAAAAACTGCATGAGTGTCCTTTTCCTCCTGACCTGGTTGAACAGGTCCTACTTCTTTCAACGGATGAAGATGACATGGTTCTAGATCCCTTTGCTGGATCGGGCATGACCTTGGCAGTCGCAAACTGCATGAAGCGAAATTTCACTGGCTTCGAAGTTAGTGGAGAATACCTGAGGAATTTCTGGGATCAACTCATGCCCGTCATACGGCACTGGTATCAAGAGAAAAATGCGCAGATGCTTCTCTCTCCAGATGATATTGAGGAGCGACTGGAGAAACTGAAAAAGCTAAAGTTCGCAAGAACGCTCTCACAGAAACTAATCGCCGAGGTACCGGCATTTCGGCCAGCGAGCACATTTGTCTTGCAGAAGGACGACAAGATTGATGTCCATCTTCTCTATGATGACAGCGTAAAACCACTAGACGGATCCATTGAAGCGCTCGCAAACAAAATCGTCCAGGGTCTCCTCCAGAGTAGAGATTTGAAGACTTTCGGGGTTGATGCGAGGACCCAAGTACTAAGCGCACGCCAGTTCGTAGGCACGATGAAGGATTCTTTGAACCTCACCCCCTTGTGGCTTTACAAGCGTCATCACATGTGGGAGTCATCGACAAAGTTTGACGAGTGGGCAGCAAGGTACAACGACGAAGGTTGGAAGGAACGGTATTTCATGGGCAAGAGCCCGCCCTTAGTTAGCAACATCGATATTTTCCAAAAGATAGTTGACCTTAGAAAACCTTCATCAACTGATTAG
- a CDS encoding DNA N-6-adenine-methyltransferase, translated as MFSSVRNDHRTPREFFNQLNSEFHFTLDVCADSSNTKVGRFLSERENGLRKSWTNETCWMNPPYGREIGKWIRKAWHESSVSNATVVCLVPARTDTKWFWDYCVRGEIRFIQGRLRFEGESSSAPFPSMIVIFRPEANRVEGSRLIS; from the coding sequence ATGTTTAGTTCAGTAAGGAACGACCATAGAACTCCACGCGAATTTTTCAACCAACTAAACTCTGAATTCCACTTTACCCTCGATGTATGCGCAGACTCATCAAACACGAAGGTTGGGAGGTTTCTAAGTGAACGTGAAAATGGTCTTCGTAAGTCCTGGACTAACGAGACATGTTGGATGAATCCTCCCTATGGAAGAGAGATTGGGAAATGGATCCGCAAAGCTTGGCACGAGAGCTCCGTAAGTAATGCTACAGTCGTATGTTTAGTGCCAGCTAGAACCGATACGAAATGGTTCTGGGATTATTGCGTTCGTGGTGAGATCAGATTCATCCAAGGCCGGTTGAGATTCGAGGGAGAGTCCAGCTCGGCCCCATTTCCATCGATGATTGTGATCTTCAGACCAGAAGCAAATCGGGTCGAGGGATCGAGGCTAATCAGTTGA